From the genome of Triticum aestivum cultivar Chinese Spring chromosome 3B, IWGSC CS RefSeq v2.1, whole genome shotgun sequence, one region includes:
- the LOC123065566 gene encoding ERI1 exoribonuclease 2 has protein sequence MAPIMEARGLGQGHQVQQDFDFFLVVDFEATCEKDARIYPQEIIEFPAVLVDGATGLILSAFRRYVRPRHRPVLIQFCRDLTGIRQEDVGGGVDLGEALWLHDAWLKAATAGAGNKRPVRLAVVTWGTGIEKPSYFDRWINLRIPFQAALGGGGRVNLQEAVRAAGLDWEGRLHCGLDDARNTARLLAEIMRRGVKITITGSLAPPPPQLPIQKQPTRTSPCGGSSVLAPPPIQQQPPHTWPCGGSSAPPLLPPIHQQQLPQRHISPCGGSSATCLCYCGVATRGGVVPVPGPGPMQVNCFFGYGNWMPAMV, from the exons ATGGCACCGATCATGGAGGCGCGCGGGCTGGGGCAGGGCCATCAGGTGCAGCAAGATTTCGACTTCTTCTTGGTGGTGGACTTCGAGGCGACATGCGAGAAGGACGCGCGGATCTACCCGCAGGAGATCATCGAGTTCCCGGCCGTGCTCGTCGACGGCGCCACCGGCCTCATCCTATCCGCGTTTCGCAGGTACGTTCGCCCCAGACATCGGCCTGTGCTGATCCAGTTTTGCAGGGACCTCACCGGCATCCGGCAGGAGGACGTAGGCGGCGGTGTGGATCTCGGCGAGGCGCTCTGGCTGCACGACGCTTGGCTGAAGGCGGCGACCGCGGGGGCAGGGAACAAGAGACCCGTCCGCTTGGCCGTCGTGACCTGGGGGACTG GGATCGAGAAGCCCTCCTACTTTGATCGCTGGATCAACCTGAGGATCCCCTTCCAGGCGGCGCTCGGCGGCGGAGGGCGGGTCAACCTGCAGGAGGCCGTACGGGCGGCGGGACTGGACTGGGAGGGCCGCCTGCACTGCGGACTCGACGACGCGCGCAACACGGCGCGGCTGCTTGCTGAGATCATGCGGCGCGGGGTCAAGATCACCATCACCGGCtcgctggcgccgccgccgccgcagctgccgaTCCAGAAGCAGCCGACTCGCACAAGCCCTTGCGGTGGCTCATCGGTGCTGGCGCCTCCGCCGATCCAGCAGCAGCCGCCTCACACATGGCCTTGCGGTGGCTCATCGGCGCCACCGCTTCTGCCACCGATCCATCAGCAGCAGCTGCCGCAGCGTCACATAAGCCCCTGCGGTGGCTCCTCTGCGACGTGCTTGTGCTACTGCGGGGTGGCGACCAGAGGTGGCGTGGTGCCGGTGCCAGGGCCAGGGCCGATGCAAGTCAACTGCTTCTTTGGGTACGGCAACTGGATGCCGGCCATGGTATAG